From Elaeis guineensis isolate ETL-2024a chromosome 16, EG11, whole genome shotgun sequence, a single genomic window includes:
- the LOC105058952 gene encoding uncharacterized protein, with protein sequence MQNEGARSNGTSRLLAEGRLLVGAVSPSSSPPSSCYPGAKYIEHHVSKMDTLAGIAIKYGVEVADIKRMNGLVTDRQMFAHKMLRIPLPGRHPPSPIHLNGTTKNREQTPVRHPHRDALDSFQSLKLKPPQPKISPAMVSLQGYYGLNPSKRGPAVEETEMTVYKISGSPYFDDEPRKASPASDPQHFKHHRRSASLTNGFPQENGEPAEIPIVAEAGDSSDERSRSEKSVRRRQKVDADPPLHTLDLLTEDSVGLTGRIGKGLGPRPKSGTPIGIDLVRQNAFSTGDTSAGNGLAAVRKSSSTPNLQESDSGSSTRSSSKWILRSDAITRPIFGGLPKPISYWNKSALD encoded by the exons ATGCAGAACGAGGGAGCCCGGAGCAACGGGACCTCTCGTCTGCTCGCAGAGGGACGATTGCTAGTTGGAGCCGTTTCCCCAtcttcgtcgccgccttcttcTTGTTATCCGGGTGCCAAGTATATCGAGCACCATGTCTCAAAGATGGACACGCTTGCTGGCATCGCGATAAAGTATGGTGTTGAG GTGGCAGATATAAAGCGAATGAATGGTTTGGTGACAGACCGCCAGATGTTTGCGCACAAGATGCTGAGGATTCCTTTGCCAGGTCGGCACCCCCCATCTCCCATCCATTTGAATGGTACAACCAAGAATAG AGAACAGACTCCTGTTCGTCATCCTCACAGAGATGCTCTTGATTCGTTCCAATCGTTGAAGCTGAAACCTCCTCAGCCCAAGATCTCCCCCGCCATGGTCAGTCTACAGGGATACTATGGTCTCAATCCCTCTAAAAGGGGTCCAGCTGTTGAAGAAACTGAAATGACCGTTTACAAAATTAGTGGTTCCCCCTATTTTGACGATGAACCCCGTAAAGCCTCACCAGCTTCTGATCCACAACACTTCAAACACCATAGGAGGTCTGCAAGCCTAACAAATGGGTTCCCACAAGAAAACGGTGAGCCAGCTGAGATACCAATAGTCGCTGAAGCTGGGGACAGCAGTGATGAGAGATCAAGGAGTGAGAAGTCTGTTAGGCGACGTCAAAAAGTTGATGCTGATCCTCCTTTGCACACCCTTGACTTACTAACGGAGGATAGTGTAGGCCTCACAGGCAGGATAGGAAAGGGTCTAGGCCCCAGGCCGAAGTCAGGGACACCAATAGGTATTGACTTAGTCCGGCAAAATGCCTTTTCAACTGGAGACACTTCTGCCGGCAATGGGTTAGCTGCCGTAAGAAAATCATCAAGCACACCAAATTTGCAGGAGTCTGATTCTGGCTCATCCACAAGGTCATCTTCAAAGTGGATCTTGAGATCTGATGCTATTACCAGACCAATTTTTGGTGGCTTGCCAAAGCCAATTTCTTATTGGAACAAATCTGCTCTAGATTAA